One genomic region from Halomicrobium zhouii encodes:
- a CDS encoding HAD-IIA family hydrolase gives MLVDQYDAFLVDMDGVVHVGDSPVPGAVDAIQELRERGKSVRFVTNNSRARRETLVEDLQGFGIEADPEDVVSAAWATAEYLAEQGIESVSLVGGEGFAEMIRAHGIAVRDEAVDAVVVGHDDTVAYADIKQATQLIYEEGASLVAANADGWYPTSDGIAPGTGATVAAIEAATGAAATVVGKPEPRLFEIAMEGLSPERTVMVGDNPQADLVGAEAAGIDAVLVTGTGGDVDAGDLDGVEVSPVTTVESLATLFT, from the coding sequence ATGCTCGTCGACCAGTACGACGCGTTCCTCGTCGACATGGACGGCGTGGTCCACGTCGGCGACTCGCCAGTCCCCGGCGCGGTCGACGCGATTCAGGAACTCCGTGAGCGTGGAAAATCCGTCCGATTCGTGACCAACAACTCCAGAGCCCGCCGCGAGACCCTCGTCGAGGACCTCCAGGGATTCGGAATCGAGGCCGATCCGGAAGACGTCGTCAGCGCCGCCTGGGCGACTGCGGAGTACCTCGCCGAGCAGGGCATCGAGTCGGTCTCGCTCGTCGGGGGCGAAGGGTTCGCCGAGATGATTCGAGCCCACGGCATCGCCGTCCGCGACGAGGCCGTCGACGCCGTCGTGGTCGGCCACGACGACACGGTCGCCTACGCCGATATCAAGCAGGCGACCCAGCTGATATACGAGGAAGGTGCGTCCCTCGTCGCTGCCAACGCCGACGGCTGGTACCCAACGTCGGACGGTATCGCGCCCGGGACCGGCGCCACCGTCGCGGCCATCGAGGCCGCCACCGGCGCCGCGGCGACCGTCGTCGGCAAGCCAGAACCCCGACTGTTCGAGATCGCGATGGAAGGACTGTCGCCCGAGCGGACGGTGATGGTCGGCGACAACCCGCAGGCCGACCTGGTGGGCGCCGAGGCCGCCGGTATCGACGCGGTTCTGGTGACCGGGACTGGTGGGGACGTGGACGCGGGGGATCTGGACGGTGTCGAGGTGAGTCCCGTAACGACTGTCGAGAGTCTCGCGACGCTGTTCACGTAG
- a CDS encoding MBL fold metallo-hydrolase produces the protein MEVQFLGGADEIGRSAVLVDDSLVLDYGMASESPPQYPVGDVDPDAVVVSHGHLDHAGAVPSLMSRGQDLPEIHWTPPTRDLATTLAEDTLKLHGGTMQCPFTVTDVRRMSQVSHTHGYGEAESFAVAGYEVTFFDAGHIPGSAHVLVDDGDTRLLYTGDFHTDNQRLVAGTTSRPAADAVVCESTYSDVTHEDRDSVERRFVESLQTTIWEGGTVVVPAFAIGRTQEMMLVCAAHDVECYVDGMGTRVTELLRRHPEFLRDADALQRATSHARFVDGRDGQRRRIAEQNTVIITTSGMLSGGPAMTYVPAIREHPVNKIAMTGYQVEGTPGRDLLDTGSAEIDGRRLPVSAQVELYDFSAHADREGLLTFLDSYRDTPVLLNHGDRTAAFAAELREDGFDATAPVLGETVTL, from the coding sequence ATGGAGGTCCAGTTCCTGGGCGGGGCCGACGAGATCGGTCGGAGCGCCGTCCTGGTCGACGACTCGCTGGTGCTCGACTACGGGATGGCCAGCGAGTCGCCCCCGCAGTACCCCGTCGGGGACGTAGACCCCGACGCCGTCGTCGTCTCGCACGGCCACCTGGACCACGCCGGGGCGGTGCCGTCGCTCATGTCCCGGGGCCAGGATCTGCCCGAGATTCACTGGACGCCGCCGACGCGGGACCTGGCGACGACGCTGGCCGAGGACACCCTCAAACTCCACGGCGGGACGATGCAGTGCCCCTTCACCGTGACCGACGTCCGGCGGATGAGCCAGGTCTCCCACACCCACGGTTACGGGGAGGCAGAATCATTCGCCGTCGCCGGCTACGAGGTGACCTTCTTCGACGCGGGCCACATCCCCGGGAGCGCGCACGTCCTCGTCGACGACGGCGACACGCGCCTGCTCTACACCGGCGACTTCCACACAGATAATCAGCGACTCGTCGCGGGCACGACGTCCCGCCCCGCGGCCGACGCCGTCGTCTGCGAGTCGACGTACTCCGACGTCACCCACGAAGACCGCGACAGCGTCGAACGGCGGTTCGTCGAATCACTCCAGACGACCATCTGGGAGGGCGGGACCGTCGTCGTTCCCGCCTTCGCCATCGGCCGAACCCAGGAGATGATGCTCGTCTGTGCAGCCCACGACGTCGAGTGCTACGTCGACGGGATGGGAACGAGAGTCACCGAACTCCTCCGTCGCCACCCCGAGTTCCTCCGGGACGCCGACGCGCTCCAGCGGGCGACATCTCACGCCCGCTTCGTCGACGGCCGAGACGGGCAGCGCCGGCGAATTGCGGAGCAAAACACGGTCATCATCACCACCTCTGGTATGTTGTCCGGCGGCCCGGCGATGACCTACGTCCCGGCGATTCGGGAACATCCGGTGAACAAGATAGCGATGACGGGCTACCAGGTCGAGGGGACGCCGGGCCGGGACCTGCTGGACACCGGGAGCGCCGAAATCGACGGCCGGCGGCTGCCCGTCAGCGCCCAGGTCGAACTGTACGACTTCTCCGCGCACGCGGACCGCGAGGGCCTGCTCACCTTCCTGGATTCCTATCGCGACACGCCGGTGCTCCTCAACCACGGCGACCGGACCGCGGCCTTCGCCGCGGAGTTGCGGGAAGACGGGTTCGACGCGACGGCCCCGGTGCTGGGGGAGACGGTGACTCTCTGA
- a CDS encoding aldo/keto reductase, translating to MEYETVRGVQVPAVGLGTYQLQGRAGIRAVKRALDLGYRHLDTAELYENETVVGTALGESSVDREAVFLTTKVWKTNLARDDALASGRRSAEKLGVDTIDLLLIHAPSGSVPITETIGAMNDLQSEGTVRHVGVSNFSVDQLRTAMEASETPILTNQVEYSPYEDQSALLEFCIEHDVLLTAYSPLAKGRVAKDGTLTEIGERHGKTGAQVALRWLVQQPKVVTIPKAGGEDHLRENIDVFDFALTDDEMTTVAELGGGPIDRIRSLLNL from the coding sequence ATGGAGTACGAGACCGTTCGCGGCGTCCAGGTGCCGGCCGTCGGCCTCGGGACCTACCAGCTTCAGGGTCGGGCGGGGATCCGGGCCGTGAAGCGCGCGCTCGACCTGGGCTATCGCCACCTCGACACCGCGGAGCTGTACGAGAACGAGACGGTAGTCGGGACGGCGCTCGGGGAGTCCTCGGTCGACCGCGAGGCGGTGTTCCTGACGACGAAAGTGTGGAAGACCAACCTCGCCCGCGACGACGCGCTGGCCTCCGGCCGCCGGAGCGCCGAGAAGCTCGGGGTAGACACCATCGACCTCCTGCTGATCCACGCGCCGAGCGGTTCCGTTCCCATCACCGAGACCATCGGGGCGATGAACGACCTCCAGTCCGAGGGGACGGTCCGCCACGTCGGCGTGAGCAACTTCTCGGTCGACCAGTTGCGGACGGCGATGGAGGCTTCCGAGACGCCGATCCTCACCAACCAGGTCGAGTACAGCCCCTACGAGGACCAGTCGGCGCTCCTCGAGTTCTGCATCGAGCACGACGTCCTGCTGACGGCCTACAGCCCGCTGGCCAAGGGGAGGGTCGCGAAGGACGGCACGCTCACGGAGATCGGCGAGCGCCACGGGAAGACGGGCGCGCAGGTCGCGCTCCGGTGGCTCGTCCAGCAGCCGAAGGTCGTCACCATCCCGAAGGCCGGCGGCGAGGACCACCTCCGGGAGAACATCGACGTCTTCGACTTCGCGCTCACCGACGACGAGATGACGACGGTGGCGGAACTCGGCGGCGGTCCGATCGACAGGATCCGTTCGCTGCTCAATCTCTGA
- a CDS encoding MATE family efflux transporter encodes MFSLNPVRLALGLVGAVLVRVGLIERERVEHSLDLASPRIVTGLARMSKSTADVAMVGIALGPAAIAGVGYAAPFWGIAFALGGGVAGGTIGLVSQRFGAGAHEELAQSVKVSVLLAVAITLPITLLFALVPGVLVDLIGSGESATAFGTDYLRVVSVGVPFAALNLVGSRTLVGADDAWSPMVLRGGGAVVNIVVNAVLIFGLGMGVVGAAIGTVVANVLVTAGFAAGLARGRLPGVGELPVRIPLSGPHLDRDLLANLREISTPLIATNLARSGGQFPKIFIVGLFGPNVVAAYVVAMRVRGLMDTPNWGFSMASSSLVGQALGQDDEREAGAWASDIMRFSLAAYALIAVGVLVFVDPIARVFVDEPAILPLVTTFLTVAAVSILFNGVYGASTGPLRASGDTRWPMYAQLAGLYLFTLPVAYLGAVTSIGIAALYAAIVLEMAVPAAITYYRYRSDTWKVVSRDYRPDAAATTD; translated from the coding sequence GTGTTCTCGCTCAATCCCGTCCGGCTCGCGCTCGGCCTCGTCGGGGCCGTGCTCGTCCGGGTGGGGCTCATCGAACGCGAGCGGGTCGAACACTCGCTCGACCTGGCGTCTCCCCGCATCGTCACCGGCCTCGCCAGGATGTCGAAGTCGACGGCCGACGTCGCGATGGTCGGGATAGCGCTCGGTCCGGCTGCCATCGCGGGCGTGGGCTACGCCGCCCCGTTCTGGGGAATCGCGTTCGCGCTCGGCGGCGGTGTCGCAGGCGGGACCATCGGCCTCGTCTCCCAGCGCTTCGGCGCCGGTGCGCACGAGGAACTCGCCCAGTCAGTGAAGGTGAGCGTGCTGCTCGCCGTGGCTATCACGCTCCCCATCACGCTGCTGTTCGCCCTGGTTCCGGGCGTCCTGGTCGACCTGATCGGCTCCGGCGAGTCGGCGACCGCCTTCGGGACGGACTACCTCCGCGTCGTCAGCGTCGGCGTCCCGTTCGCGGCGCTCAACCTCGTCGGCAGCCGGACGCTGGTCGGCGCCGACGACGCCTGGTCGCCGATGGTCCTGCGTGGCGGGGGCGCCGTCGTCAACATCGTCGTCAACGCCGTCCTCATCTTCGGGCTGGGGATGGGCGTCGTCGGGGCGGCCATCGGCACCGTCGTCGCGAACGTCCTCGTGACCGCGGGGTTCGCCGCCGGTCTCGCCCGCGGGCGCCTGCCCGGCGTCGGCGAGTTGCCCGTCCGAATACCGCTCTCCGGCCCGCACCTCGACCGCGATCTCCTCGCGAACCTGCGCGAGATATCGACACCGCTCATCGCCACCAACCTCGCCCGCAGCGGCGGACAGTTCCCGAAGATTTTCATCGTCGGGCTGTTCGGGCCGAACGTCGTCGCGGCCTACGTCGTCGCCATGCGCGTCCGCGGGCTCATGGATACCCCTAACTGGGGGTTCAGCATGGCCTCGTCCAGCCTCGTGGGCCAGGCGCTGGGCCAGGACGACGAACGCGAGGCCGGCGCGTGGGCCAGCGATATCATGCGGTTCTCGCTGGCCGCCTACGCCCTCATCGCCGTCGGGGTCCTCGTCTTCGTCGACCCCATCGCCCGGGTGTTCGTCGACGAGCCGGCCATCCTCCCGCTCGTGACGACGTTCCTCACCGTCGCCGCGGTGAGCATCCTCTTCAACGGGGTCTACGGCGCGTCGACGGGTCCACTGCGGGCGAGCGGGGACACCCGCTGGCCGATGTACGCCCAGCTGGCCGGTCTCTACCTGTTCACGCTCCCGGTCGCCTACCTCGGCGCCGTGACATCGATCGGAATCGCGGCGCTGTACGCGGCCATCGTCCTGGAGATGGCCGTCCCCGCGGCGATAACGTACTACCGCTACCGCAGCGACACCTGGAAAGTCGTCAGCCGCGACTACCGCCCCGACGCCGCCGCGACGACCGACTAG
- a CDS encoding LUD domain-containing protein, which produces MATSLTSFEDALIDHDCQVTRTTVEEFDAALGDALREPAVGVPLDDPALSLPAAVETNPTPAQLQAAASGVTPVAFAVADRGTVAIPSTANGVEPVSLYPDCHVAVVRAEQVVPDTDAAFDELGPALADERDSIIMATGPSATGDMGALVTGVHGPSEVHVVVVDPEVSQS; this is translated from the coding sequence GTGGCCACTTCGCTCACCAGTTTCGAGGACGCGCTGATCGACCACGACTGCCAGGTCACCCGGACGACGGTCGAGGAGTTCGACGCGGCTCTCGGGGACGCCCTTCGGGAGCCGGCTGTCGGAGTGCCCCTGGACGACCCTGCGCTGTCCCTGCCCGCCGCCGTCGAGACGAACCCGACGCCCGCCCAGTTGCAGGCCGCCGCCAGCGGCGTCACCCCGGTCGCCTTCGCCGTCGCCGACCGCGGGACGGTCGCGATACCCTCGACGGCGAACGGCGTCGAGCCCGTCAGCCTCTATCCCGACTGCCACGTCGCCGTCGTCCGCGCGGAACAGGTCGTCCCCGACACCGACGCCGCCTTCGACGAACTCGGGCCAGCGCTGGCCGACGAGCGCGACTCGATAATCATGGCGACTGGCCCGAGCGCGACGGGCGACATGGGCGCGCTCGTCACGGGCGTCCACGGGCCGAGCGAGGTCCACGTGGTCGTGGTCGACCCGGAGGTGAGCCAGTCGTGA
- a CDS encoding LUD domain-containing protein, whose product MSRSDDRQSKAAHIRHLLSTESETIHENTGHMNSERYRAIEGFDYDTLRDEARAIKEDAIARLPDLVEQVKASVEENGGTVYVADDAEDANRYVEVVMADRDAETLIKSKSMTTEELDLNDHLGEAGYDVFETDLGEFVIQVAEEAPSHIVGPGLHKSSEEIADLFNAHFDPDEELATAQDLTRFARNYLGERIREADVGMTGANFVVAESGTLALVTNEGNARKCAVTPDTHVAVAGVEKIVPTVADLQPFSQIIARAATGQDVPQYFSLLTPPVDSPTLDFDEPDVPITEQSASGAGADGDGDGDGSDDREFHLVLVDNGRFAMREDDELRETLYCIRCGACANSCSNFQHVGGHAFGGETYTGGIATGWEAGVHGLDSAGEFNDLCTGCTRCVDACPVNIDIPWINTVVRDRLNRDEAPSEFDFLVEGLTPDEEPGGLDPQKRLFGNVDTLAKLGSATAPVSNWLARTRPARLVMERVAGVDPRRDLPAFRRDTLRKWAANRQTAAPADAEREVVLYPDLYTNYVQVERGKAAVRVLESLGCAVHVPDIPASGRAPLSQGMVSTARERAESVSEALGPHLDAGRDVVVVEPSDAALFRREYERLLPESEFDRIASGTYEILEYVYGLLENGADADALAAGEGRAVSYHSHCQQRTMDLAVYTEAVLSDRGFAVRTSDQECCGMAGSFGYKSQYYELSVSVGAELADQFADADNVVASGTSCMEQLDDLLGPTRHPVELLDPAAE is encoded by the coding sequence GTGAGCAGGTCCGACGACCGGCAGTCCAAGGCGGCTCACATCCGTCACCTGCTGTCGACCGAGTCCGAGACCATCCACGAGAACACCGGCCACATGAACAGCGAACGGTACCGGGCCATCGAGGGGTTCGACTACGACACCCTTCGAGACGAGGCCCGGGCGATCAAGGAGGACGCCATCGCCCGCCTCCCCGACCTCGTCGAGCAGGTGAAAGCGTCGGTCGAGGAGAACGGCGGCACCGTCTACGTCGCCGACGACGCCGAGGACGCCAACCGCTACGTCGAGGTCGTCATGGCCGACCGCGACGCCGAGACGCTGATCAAGAGCAAGTCGATGACGACCGAGGAACTGGACCTCAACGACCACCTCGGCGAGGCCGGCTACGACGTCTTCGAGACCGACCTGGGCGAGTTCGTCATCCAGGTCGCCGAGGAGGCGCCCTCCCACATCGTCGGCCCCGGCCTGCACAAGTCCAGCGAGGAGATAGCCGACCTCTTCAACGCCCACTTCGACCCAGACGAAGAGCTGGCGACGGCCCAGGACCTGACCCGTTTCGCCCGCAACTACCTCGGCGAGCGCATCCGCGAAGCGGACGTCGGGATGACGGGTGCGAACTTCGTCGTCGCCGAGAGCGGGACTCTCGCGCTGGTCACCAACGAGGGCAACGCCCGCAAGTGCGCCGTGACGCCCGATACCCACGTCGCCGTCGCCGGCGTCGAGAAGATCGTTCCGACCGTGGCGGATCTGCAGCCCTTCTCGCAGATCATCGCCAGGGCCGCGACTGGCCAGGACGTCCCGCAGTACTTCTCGTTGCTGACGCCGCCGGTCGACTCGCCGACGCTCGACTTCGACGAGCCCGACGTGCCCATCACCGAGCAGTCAGCGAGTGGAGCGGGGGCGGACGGCGACGGAGACGGCGACGGGAGCGACGACCGGGAGTTCCACCTCGTCCTCGTCGACAACGGCCGCTTCGCCATGCGCGAGGACGACGAGCTACGCGAGACGCTGTACTGCATCCGCTGTGGCGCCTGCGCCAACTCCTGTTCGAACTTCCAGCACGTCGGCGGCCACGCCTTCGGCGGCGAGACCTACACCGGCGGCATCGCCACTGGCTGGGAGGCCGGCGTCCACGGCCTCGACAGCGCCGGCGAGTTCAACGACCTCTGTACGGGCTGTACCCGCTGTGTCGACGCCTGCCCGGTGAACATCGACATCCCGTGGATCAACACGGTGGTCCGCGACCGCCTCAATCGCGACGAGGCGCCCTCCGAGTTCGACTTTCTCGTCGAGGGACTCACGCCCGACGAGGAACCGGGCGGGCTGGATCCCCAGAAGCGCCTGTTCGGCAACGTCGACACGCTGGCGAAACTGGGGTCGGCCACGGCGCCGGTCTCGAACTGGCTGGCGCGCACGCGCCCGGCCCGCCTGGTGATGGAACGGGTCGCCGGCGTCGACCCACGGCGCGACCTGCCGGCGTTCCGCCGGGACACGTTGCGAAAGTGGGCCGCGAACCGGCAGACGGCGGCGCCCGCCGACGCAGAGCGGGAAGTGGTGCTGTACCCCGACCTCTACACGAACTACGTCCAGGTCGAGCGCGGGAAGGCGGCGGTCAGGGTGCTCGAATCGCTGGGCTGTGCGGTCCACGTGCCGGATATCCCCGCCTCCGGCCGCGCGCCGCTGTCCCAGGGGATGGTGTCGACCGCGCGCGAGCGGGCCGAGTCGGTCAGCGAGGCGCTGGGTCCCCACCTCGACGCCGGCCGCGACGTCGTCGTGGTCGAGCCCAGCGACGCCGCGCTGTTCCGCCGCGAGTACGAGCGCCTGCTGCCCGAGAGCGAGTTCGACCGAATCGCCAGTGGGACCTACGAGATACTGGAGTACGTCTACGGCCTGCTGGAGAACGGCGCCGACGCCGACGCGCTGGCCGCCGGCGAGGGGCGGGCCGTCTCCTACCACAGCCACTGCCAGCAGCGGACGATGGATCTCGCGGTGTACACCGAGGCGGTCCTGTCGGACCGCGGATTCGCGGTCCGGACCTCCGACCAGGAGTGCTGCGGGATGGCGGGGAGCTTCGGCTACAAGAGCCAGTACTACGAACTGAGCGTCTCCGTGGGTGCGGAACTCGCCGACCAGTTCGCCGACGCGGACAACGTCGTCGCCTCGGGCACCTCCTGCATGGAGCAACTCGACGACCTGCTGGGGCCGACGCGCCATCCCGTCGAACTACTCGACCCGGCCGCCGAGTAG